A stretch of bacterium DNA encodes these proteins:
- a CDS encoding 1-acyl-sn-glycerol-3-phosphate acyltransferase: protein MQPITQYERPITERMLLSIHPAWSSMARLVPGFFGAPKDQAPHASAMLSSPNWLWRLLLPRFFRRISIDPAEAKRLADASANATVIYIAKYVGQLEYAYFNHIFLENGAPLARYTNATALRRWMKTGDLVRSIASQEDQIGKHGRILDPLYDGYLPQMIANGESVLIRIPPADLLDEELVLTGPLRALLAIIEAQRASARPIIVVPLDFLWSRRPPKARRSLGDIFLGEQESPGIVRKFFLFWKNYRRRAQASIGAPISVIDSMAANQGISDEEMARRIRDELLGALNAQRRTVTGPPLRPRSWFIQTVLSDDELDREICRIAADRGRIADDLRDMAHRYAREIVADLDYTYVELLERLMGRILKRLFDAFDVDEEGLATAKAALAKGPVIFVPNHRSHVDSLVFSYILYHRGMTMPHIAAGTNLSFWPLGRIFRRCGAYFIRRAFRDNPLYRAVLQTYLKVMMKEGISQEFFIEGGRSRSGKLKAPKMGMLGMLKRAAREAGVEGASIVPVSITYDRVIEHKSYMRELEGANKEKESRLKLVGLTKYLGKGNARYGSIYVRFGSPIPLLGDDRDPRAVERDAWRICHEINRRAVVTPAAVAAAAILPISRTGITLAQFKLNSQAILDCLAAKGAEIPRELAGSPEAVLQEAVARLAKAKVVIIKNDALEPFIAVEEQKRVPLSFFRNSVVHFLMTPGVLCKLLLWRAKHEDAPTVQELSEDIAAAKVLLHHEFRFAASRRIDEHVEKSARILEKMGAIARSEDGRLIPRTSGLWIMDLLSAQIRPFVETLWVATRYAEERMKNPLDERTLIDNMLTAGGDMYQLGRVRFRESVTKDGFANAIKALCSFKIIMPEPQREGEKRRSSYAPTQNAEAMKNLKAELEKLF from the coding sequence ATGCAGCCGATCACACAATACGAGCGTCCGATCACCGAGCGAATGCTTTTGTCCATTCATCCGGCATGGTCCTCGATGGCCCGCCTCGTCCCGGGTTTCTTCGGAGCGCCGAAGGATCAGGCGCCGCATGCCTCGGCCATGCTCTCGTCTCCCAACTGGCTCTGGAGGCTCCTGCTCCCGCGATTCTTCCGAAGGATCAGCATCGATCCGGCCGAAGCCAAGAGGCTCGCCGACGCATCGGCAAACGCCACGGTCATCTACATCGCAAAATACGTGGGCCAGTTGGAGTACGCATACTTCAACCACATCTTCCTTGAGAACGGGGCCCCGCTCGCGCGCTATACCAACGCCACGGCATTGAGACGTTGGATGAAGACGGGCGACCTTGTCCGATCGATAGCGTCGCAGGAAGACCAGATAGGCAAACACGGCCGGATCCTCGACCCGCTCTACGACGGATACCTGCCCCAGATGATCGCGAATGGCGAGAGCGTGCTCATCAGGATACCGCCCGCCGATCTCCTCGACGAGGAGCTCGTGCTCACGGGCCCGCTTCGCGCCCTGCTCGCCATCATCGAGGCGCAGCGCGCGAGCGCCCGGCCGATAATAGTAGTGCCGCTCGACTTCCTGTGGAGCCGCAGGCCGCCGAAGGCCAGGCGCAGCCTCGGCGACATATTCCTCGGCGAACAGGAATCACCCGGCATCGTGCGCAAGTTCTTCCTCTTCTGGAAGAACTACCGCCGCCGCGCGCAGGCCTCCATAGGCGCGCCGATCTCAGTGATCGACTCCATGGCCGCAAACCAGGGCATAAGCGACGAGGAGATGGCCAGGCGCATACGCGACGAGCTCCTCGGCGCGCTGAACGCGCAGAGACGCACGGTGACCGGCCCGCCGCTCAGGCCCAGATCGTGGTTCATCCAGACAGTGCTCTCGGACGACGAATTGGACAGGGAGATCTGCAGGATCGCCGCCGACCGCGGGAGGATCGCCGACGATCTCCGCGACATGGCGCATCGCTACGCGCGCGAGATCGTGGCGGACCTGGACTACACGTACGTGGAGCTGCTGGAGAGGCTCATGGGCCGAATACTCAAGAGGCTCTTCGACGCCTTCGACGTGGACGAGGAGGGCCTGGCAACAGCGAAAGCCGCCCTTGCGAAGGGTCCGGTGATCTTCGTCCCCAACCACCGAAGCCACGTGGACTCCCTCGTGTTCTCATACATACTCTATCACAGGGGCATGACCATGCCCCATATCGCGGCCGGCACCAACCTCTCCTTCTGGCCGCTCGGCCGCATCTTCCGCCGCTGCGGGGCCTATTTCATACGCAGGGCCTTCCGCGACAACCCCCTCTACAGGGCCGTGCTCCAGACATACCTCAAGGTGATGATGAAGGAAGGCATATCCCAGGAGTTCTTCATCGAAGGGGGACGCAGCCGCAGCGGAAAGCTCAAGGCCCCCAAAATGGGGATGCTGGGCATGCTGAAGCGCGCCGCGCGCGAGGCCGGTGTGGAAGGCGCATCCATAGTTCCGGTCTCCATCACCTACGATCGCGTGATCGAGCACAAGAGCTACATGCGCGAGCTCGAAGGGGCGAACAAGGAAAAGGAATCGAGGTTGAAACTCGTCGGACTCACGAAATATCTGGGCAAGGGAAACGCCAGATACGGTTCCATATACGTGCGCTTCGGCTCGCCCATCCCGCTGCTCGGCGATGACAGGGATCCCCGCGCAGTGGAGCGAGACGCGTGGCGCATCTGCCATGAGATCAACCGCAGGGCGGTCGTCACGCCTGCGGCGGTGGCGGCAGCGGCCATACTGCCGATAAGCCGGACCGGTATCACGCTGGCGCAGTTTAAGCTCAACTCACAGGCGATACTGGACTGCCTCGCCGCAAAGGGCGCTGAGATACCCAGGGAGCTGGCGGGTTCGCCGGAGGCGGTCCTTCAGGAGGCCGTCGCCAGGTTGGCGAAGGCGAAAGTCGTCATCATAAAAAACGACGCCCTGGAGCCCTTCATCGCAGTGGAGGAGCAAAAGCGCGTGCCGCTTTCCTTCTTCAGGAACAGCGTCGTTCACTTCCTCATGACGCCCGGCGTGCTCTGCAAGCTCCTGCTCTGGCGGGCGAAGCACGAGGACGCTCCGACCGTGCAGGAGCTCTCGGAGGACATTGCCGCTGCGAAGGTGCTGTTGCACCACGAATTCCGCTTCGCGGCGAGCCGTCGCATCGACGAACACGTGGAGAAGTCCGCGCGCATACTCGAGAAGATGGGGGCGATCGCCCGCTCCGAAGACGGCAGGCTCATCCCGCGCACCTCGGGGCTGTGGATCATGGATCTTCTCTCCGCACAGATAAGGCCGTTCGTCGAGACGCTGTGGGTCGCCACGCGATACGCCGAGGAACGCATGAAGAACCCTCTCGACGAGAGGACGCTCATCGACAACATGCTCACCGCAGGGGGCGACATGTATCAGCTGGGCAGGGTTCGTTTCCGCGAGTCCGTGACAAAGGATGGCTTTGCCAACGCCATCAAGGCGCTCTGCAGCTTCAAGATCATCATGCCCGAGCCTCAGAGAGAGGGCGAGAAGCGCAGATCCTCATACGCGCCCACACAGAATGCAGAGGCCATGAAAAACCTTAAAGCGGAACTTGAAAAGCTCTTCTGA